A genome region from Euphorbia lathyris chromosome 4, ddEupLath1.1, whole genome shotgun sequence includes the following:
- the LOC136227466 gene encoding UPF0481 protein At3g47200-like, producing the protein MAADATLQIEEITENDNWVTEVNKKLQKLVETSSEKDEDSWTKRSIYKIPSRVSDSNEKAYKPQVVSFGPYHYGENRVKAMEEHKHRALVQFLSRTNVPVVELVQGFLAEEIRDLKESYDMIDKCWEEDTSKFVQLMILDGCFMLEIFGFCAVTLHGGDGSSGYSPNDPIFSKHGKLYMIPHIKHDMLLLENQLPMLVLEKLFAFQLQNTQTHHQDEEYLNNLILRFFFPNNTSLPKLGKCLHILDMYRKNLVQEDPHKKIKRKPTRLFGTFRMNSDDILRSATHLMQTIQQKQKGLHKGGEDIIKSARELNEAGIEFKKSRNTSLQGISFQAGILELPVIIVDETTETIFLNMIAFERFHVSASNEITSYIFFMDNIINNEKDVLLLHSKGIIKNSIGSNKAVAKLFNSLSKDITFDPAESNLNSVHKNVSAYCQKSWNQWRANLIQTYFRNPWAFLSLFAGVILFILTIAQTVFSVYTPNFGKDSSASRPAPRPRT; encoded by the exons atggcAGCAGATGCTACCTTACAAATTgaagaaattacagaaaatgatAATTGGGTTACTGAAGTTAACAAAAAACTTCAGAAATTAGTAGAAACATCCTCAGAGAAAGATGAAGATTCATGGACAAAACGTTCAATCTACAAAATCCCATCTCGGGTTTCGGATTCAAACGAGAAAGCGTACAAGCCGCAGGTAGTCTCGTTCGGGCCGTACCATTACGGGGAAAATCGGGTGAAGGCAATGGAAGAGCATAAACATAGAGCATTAGTTCAATTTCTGAGCAGAACTAATGTGCCTGTGGTGGAATTAGTGCAAGGTTTTTTGGCTGAGGAAATAAGAGATTTGAAAGAATCATATGACATGATTGATAAATGTTGGGAAGAAGATACAAGTAAATTTGTGCAATTGATGATTCTTGATGGATGTTTTATGCTTGAAATATTTGGTTTTTGTGCAGTTACATTGCATGGTGGTGATGGAAGTAGTGGGTATAGCCCAAATGATCCTATTTTTAGTAAGCATGGGAAGTTGTATATGATACCTCATATTAAACATGATATGTTGTTGCTTGAAAATCAGCTGCCTATGCTTGTTCTTGAGAAATTGTTTGCTTTCCAACTTCAAAACACTCAAACTCATCATCAG GATGAAGAATATCTGAACAATCTGATACTAAGATTCTTCTTCCCAAACAACACATCACTTCCAAAGCTAGGAAAATGCTTACACATACTAGACATGTACAGAAAAAACCTCGTCCAGGAAGATCCacacaagaaaataaaaagaaaaccaaCCCGACTTTTCGGAACATTTCGGATGAATAGCGACGACATTCTTCGGTCGGCAACACACTTAATGCAAACAattcaacaaaaacaaaaaggacTACACAAAGGCGGAGAAGACATAATAAAATCGGCAAGAGAACTAAACGAAGCCGGAATCGAATTCAAAAAAAGCCGAAACACAAGTCTTCAAGGGATCTCATTCCAAGCCGGAATCCTCGAGCTTCCGGTGATCATAGTCGACGAAACAACCGAAACAATCTTCCTCAACATGATTGCTTTCGAGAGATTTCATGTTTCGGCGAGCAATGAGATAACCTCGTACATATTTTTTATGGACAATATCATTAACAATGAAAAGGATGTTTTGTTGTTACATTCGAAAGGGATAATTAAGAACTCAATTGGGAGTAATAAAGCTGTGGCGAAGCTTTTTAATTCTTTGAGCAAAGACATAACATTTGATCCTGCCGAGAGTAATTTGAATAGTGTTCATAAGAATGTTTCGGCTTACTGTCAGAAAAGTTGGAATCAATGGCGAGCGAATCTGATTCAGACATATTTCAGAAATCCATGGGCTTTTCTATCTCTTTTTGCTGGGGTTATATTGTTTATACTCACTATTGCTCAGACTGTGTTTAGTGTTTATACTCCTAATTTTGGAAAGGATTCTTCGGCTTCTCGACCTGCTCCACGTCCCCGTACATGA
- the LOC136226759 gene encoding uncharacterized protein produces the protein MHESVVMALNFDGSFFFWVRRFSRFIKIITCASMMDTPTGRHKQSYQDHLRLVAGMDDKVKLVILMHHLYKLAGAHVVCVAACWYMRRRRLLRNNMVHRTCEIKLECERVRGEILHHLSSNNLCHNVIRISYIGFTGLCDILVREGGLRPTLQASVEEQVIKTLWLLGHNVSQRELAVIFRRSSETVSRHFHNVVNAIIELEEFFFKQPDGLHIPSKILSCTKFFPYFKDCVGAIDGTHVRVKVSNIEAPRYRGRKDYPTQNVLAACTFDLKFTYVLAGWEGTTSDSRIIKHALTREFPLKIPEGKYYLVDAGFMLRSGLITPYRGERYHLKEYSRNPPRNARELFNLRHASLRNAIERCFGVLKKRFPILGSGTEPSYCVKTQNKIILACCILHNYMIGVEPTDPIIEQVDEELLNRNKLEDERDNARENNEETRQGELIRDSIAANMWVDYVR, from the exons ATGCATGAATCTGTTGTTATGGCTTTGAACTTTGACGGTTCGTTCTTCTTTTGGGTTCGTCGTTTTTCTCGATTCATTAAGATCATTACCTGTGCTTCTATGATGGATA CACCAACAGGAAGACACAAACAAAGTTATCAAGATCATCTTAGGCTTGTAGCTGG gaTGGATGACAAAGTTAAACTTGTCATATTAATGCATCATTTATATAAGTTAGCGGGAGCTCATGTTGTTTGTGTTGCTGCTTGTTGGTATATGAGACGTAGACGTCTACTTAGGAACAATATGGTTCATAGAACGTGTGAAATTAAGCTTGAATGTGAACGAGTACGAGGTGAAATATTACATCATTTGTCTTCAAACAACCTCTGTCATAATGTGATAAGAATAAGTTATATCGGGTTTACGGGGTTGTGCGATATATTAGTCAGAGAGGGTGGTCTAAGACCAACTCTACAAGCAAGCGTTGAAGAACAAGTTATAAAAACGCTTTGGTTGCTTGGACACAATGTTTCTCAACGTGAACTTGCGGTTATCTTCCGTCGGTCGTCTGAGACAGTAAGTCGACATTTTCATAATGTCGTTAATGCTATAATCGAATTGGAggaattttttttcaaacaacCTGATGGATTACACATTCCTTCTAAGATACTCAGCTGCACCAAATTTTTTCCATACTTTAAG GATTGTGTTGGTGCAATTGATGGAACACATGTTCGAGTGAAAGTTTCGAATATAGAAGCTCCTAGATATCGTGGAAGGAAAGACTATCCTACACAGAATGTATTGGCTGCATGCACTTTTGATTTGAAATTCACTTATGTACTAGCTGGGTGGGAAGGGACGACTTCTGATTCAAGAATAATTAAACATGCATTAACAAGAGAATTTCCTCTAAAAATTCCAGAAG GAAAATATTATCTTGTCGATGCTGGATTCATGTTGAGGAGTGGACTTATTACACCATATCGAGGTGAACGATATCACTTGAAAGAGTATTCAAGAAATCCACCGCGAAATGCACGTGAATTGTTTAATCTACGACATGCATCTTTGCGTAATGCAATTGAGCGGTGTTTTGGAGTACTTAAGAAACGATTTCCTATATTAGGAAGCGGAACCGAGCCAAGTTATTGTGTTAagacacaaaataaaataattcttGCATGTTGTATTTTGCATAATTATATGATTGGTGTGGAGCCAACCGATCCAATAATTGAACAAGTGGATGAAGAACTTCTCAATCGGAACAAATTGGAAGATGAGCGTGATAATGCAAgagaaaataatgaagaaacaAGACAAGGAGAGTTAATTAGAGATTCGATAGCGGCTAATATGTGGGTTGATTATGTCCGTTGA